A genomic region of Methanothermobacter sp. CaT2 contains the following coding sequences:
- a CDS encoding DNA primase, with product MVSSLFINPFSEDAREIVRKYGSLDTIADTRDELLEIGRRTRGQNLADNSLLPGSIAELAVKRLEWYLRRQRKDFNHRDYAYLMNPEIEEYDVLAFYILAQAAGAGFMKASREARLVVESAGAMVEDRLNVLGSEREDIIADVLYELGSEGLRWTELADLLGSGKLKLTDLILKRGRVIIDRDEFITSFQDSIRDRSPDRLYDILVGLEVRETMISRMIMQRTEEYIGRVREMSSTVEVHPLILETAERIRETVERIMSFTGGPVKSARPGKLVPEAFPPCIRGTLDGVKSGNRNDAIVLLLTSFISYARLYPSVFRDRTPMKVSDLDPDLRITLGEILPVIYDAADRCEPPLFEDDPQEKLNITAKLGFGVHDMPELENEGESKWYTPMSCEKIKIHLPDLCRPDKLCSSISNPLTYYNRKRWKLRSSGEKEE from the coding sequence ATGGTATCTTCACTCTTCATAAACCCCTTCTCAGAGGATGCCAGGGAAATCGTGAGGAAATACGGATCACTGGACACCATAGCCGATACAAGGGATGAGCTCCTTGAGATAGGGAGGCGCACACGCGGACAGAACCTTGCAGACAATTCTCTCCTCCCGGGCAGCATAGCTGAACTTGCAGTTAAACGCCTGGAATGGTACCTCAGGAGACAGAGGAAGGACTTCAACCACAGGGACTACGCCTACCTGATGAACCCTGAGATTGAGGAGTACGATGTGCTGGCCTTCTATATCCTTGCCCAGGCAGCAGGCGCTGGATTCATGAAGGCCTCAAGGGAGGCGAGGCTGGTGGTTGAGTCTGCAGGGGCCATGGTGGAGGACCGCCTCAACGTCCTCGGGAGTGAAAGGGAGGATATCATAGCTGATGTTCTCTATGAACTGGGTTCAGAGGGCCTCAGGTGGACGGAGCTGGCCGACCTCCTGGGTTCAGGGAAACTGAAGCTCACAGACCTCATCCTCAAGAGGGGGAGGGTCATAATAGACAGGGACGAATTCATAACGAGCTTCCAGGACAGTATAAGGGACAGGAGTCCTGACAGGCTCTACGACATCCTCGTAGGTCTTGAGGTCAGGGAGACGATGATATCCCGCATGATAATGCAGAGGACAGAGGAGTATATAGGGAGGGTCAGGGAGATGAGTTCAACGGTGGAGGTCCACCCCCTGATACTTGAAACAGCAGAAAGGATAAGGGAGACCGTTGAGAGGATAATGTCATTCACAGGGGGCCCTGTTAAATCTGCAAGACCCGGTAAGCTTGTCCCGGAGGCCTTCCCGCCATGCATAAGGGGGACACTGGATGGGGTTAAGTCCGGTAACAGGAACGACGCCATAGTGCTCCTTCTAACGTCCTTCATATCCTATGCACGTCTATACCCATCGGTCTTCAGGGACAGGACCCCCATGAAGGTCTCTGACCTTGACCCTGACCTCAGGATAACCCTGGGGGAGATCCTGCCGGTGATCTATGATGCCGCTGATAGATGCGAACCACCCCTCTTTGAGGACGATCCACAGGAGAAACTGAACATAACTGCGAAGCTGGGCTTCGGTGTCCATGACATGCCTGAACTGGAAAATGAGGGCGAAAGCAAATGGTACACACCCATGAGCTGTGAGAAGATCAAAATACACCTCCCGGACCTCTGCAGACCTGATAAACTCTGCAGCAGCATCTCCAATCCACTGACCTACTACAACAGGAAGAGGTGGAAGCTCAGATCAAGCGGGGAGAAGGAGGAATAA
- a CDS encoding DUF1699 family protein: MAEKIHVNQPLTSRRIIELLEKNPDLKEITCPISIYHRTSRRYLDALEELGVNVRPVKRIGRPRKYTDKDVKLVQSLLKEGKTPKQISGITNIPLKTVYYLKGDIKLKRGKKRKYDRNTRLRVREMARNGMPARKISKDLGIPLRTVYYILKNG; this comes from the coding sequence ATGGCAGAGAAAATTCACGTGAATCAGCCGCTGACCTCAAGGAGGATAATAGAACTCCTTGAGAAGAACCCTGACCTCAAGGAGATCACCTGCCCAATAAGTATCTATCACCGGACCTCAAGAAGGTACCTTGATGCCCTTGAGGAACTTGGAGTTAATGTGAGACCTGTGAAGAGAATAGGAAGACCGCGGAAGTACACAGATAAGGATGTTAAGCTGGTTCAGAGCCTCCTGAAGGAGGGTAAAACTCCAAAGCAGATTTCCGGGATTACGAACATACCCCTCAAAACGGTATACTACCTCAAGGGTGACATCAAACTAAAGAGGGGTAAGAAGAGGAAGTATGACAGGAACACCCGTCTCAGGGTCCGTGAGATGGCCAGGAATGGTATGCCTGCAAGGAAGATCTCAAAGGACCTTGGGATACCCCTCAGAACAGTCTATTACATTCTGAAGAACGGCTGA
- the metG gene encoding methionine--tRNA ligase yields the protein MSKVFITCALPYANGPTHLGHLRSTYIPADIYVRYRRLRGDDVLFVCATDEHGTPIAVKAEAEGRTPLEVATRYHEMIRGDLERCDISFDSFTRTTDDLHHEIAQKFFLKLYKKGFIYEKDIKQLYCGDCQRFLPDRYVEGTCPYCGSEGARGDHCEGCGRHLEPLQLEDPRCMVCGSEPEVRDSRHYFFRLSQFQDEIREWIEGSEMPSNVRNYALQWLREGLKDWILTRDMDWGVPVPLEGNDGKIIYVWGEAFLGYISSAAAWSKKTGRDWREYWDSGALHFIGKDIIYHHAIFWPALLMAYGCRTPENIIAGEYLSLEGQKMSTSKNWVVWTSDFLERFDRDLLRYYLTVNAPLTRDTDFSWDDFQRRVNDELADVLGNFLHRTFSFTGRFFDGRVPAAGELTAEDQEFLESIRTAHDTVGELLDKFQFRDALMHIIKLAKMGNKYFNDQEPWKAVKESPARASTCLHLCNLLAANLGKLLRPFMPSAAGRILSIMNLEDEPWGFHELEEGQVIERAKPLFSKIPDEAIEEEKAKLIEEDDEVETVTIDDFASMDIRVGVVRSAERIEGSDKLLKLMIDVGEREMQVVAGLAEKYSPEDLVERKVTVLVNLKPAKLFGVKSEGMVLATGESLNLLDPGDAGVGERIR from the coding sequence TTGAGTAAAGTATTTATCACCTGCGCACTTCCATATGCCAACGGCCCCACGCATCTCGGTCATCTGAGGTCAACCTACATACCTGCAGACATATATGTAAGGTACCGGAGACTCAGGGGCGATGATGTCCTCTTCGTCTGCGCCACCGATGAACACGGGACTCCCATAGCCGTGAAGGCAGAGGCCGAGGGCAGGACCCCCCTGGAGGTCGCCACCCGCTACCATGAGATGATAAGGGGGGACCTTGAGAGGTGTGACATATCCTTTGACAGCTTCACCAGGACCACAGATGATCTCCACCACGAGATAGCCCAGAAATTCTTCCTTAAACTCTACAAGAAGGGCTTCATATACGAGAAGGACATAAAACAGCTCTACTGTGGGGACTGCCAGCGATTCCTCCCGGACAGGTACGTTGAGGGCACCTGCCCCTACTGTGGAAGTGAGGGTGCGCGTGGAGACCACTGCGAGGGCTGCGGAAGGCACCTCGAGCCGCTCCAGCTTGAGGATCCGCGTTGCATGGTCTGCGGGTCAGAGCCAGAGGTCAGGGACTCCCGGCACTACTTCTTCCGCCTGAGCCAGTTCCAGGATGAAATCAGGGAGTGGATCGAGGGCTCAGAGATGCCATCAAATGTGAGGAACTACGCCCTCCAGTGGCTCCGCGAGGGCCTGAAGGACTGGATACTCACAAGGGACATGGATTGGGGTGTCCCGGTACCCCTGGAGGGGAACGATGGTAAGATCATATACGTGTGGGGTGAGGCCTTCCTTGGCTACATCTCATCTGCAGCCGCCTGGAGCAAAAAAACCGGGAGGGACTGGAGGGAATACTGGGACTCCGGCGCCCTCCACTTCATCGGAAAGGACATAATATACCACCACGCCATATTCTGGCCAGCCCTCCTCATGGCCTATGGCTGCAGGACCCCTGAGAACATAATAGCCGGCGAATACCTCTCACTTGAGGGCCAGAAGATGTCCACCAGTAAAAACTGGGTGGTCTGGACATCAGACTTCCTTGAAAGGTTTGACAGGGACCTCCTCAGGTACTACCTCACCGTCAACGCACCACTCACCAGGGACACTGACTTCTCCTGGGACGACTTCCAGAGGAGGGTCAACGATGAACTGGCCGATGTCCTCGGGAACTTCCTCCACAGGACCTTCTCATTCACGGGCAGGTTCTTTGACGGGAGGGTCCCGGCTGCAGGTGAACTTACAGCTGAGGACCAGGAATTCCTTGAATCAATCAGGACAGCCCATGACACCGTCGGTGAACTCCTGGATAAATTCCAGTTCAGGGATGCCCTGATGCACATAATCAAACTTGCCAAGATGGGTAACAAGTACTTCAATGACCAGGAACCCTGGAAGGCCGTTAAGGAGTCACCCGCCAGGGCTTCAACCTGCCTCCACCTCTGCAATCTCCTGGCAGCCAACCTCGGGAAACTCCTGAGGCCCTTCATGCCATCAGCAGCAGGCAGGATACTCTCCATCATGAACCTGGAGGATGAACCCTGGGGATTCCATGAACTCGAAGAGGGACAGGTGATAGAGAGGGCGAAGCCCCTCTTCTCCAAGATACCCGACGAGGCAATTGAGGAGGAGAAAGCAAAACTCATTGAGGAGGATGATGAAGTGGAAACCGTGACAATCGACGACTTCGCAAGTATGGACATAAGGGTTGGCGTGGTAAGGTCAGCCGAACGAATAGAGGGATCAGACAAACTCCTGAAGCTCATGATAGACGTGGGTGAGAGGGAGATGCAGGTTGTTGCAGGACTTGCAGAGAAATACAGCCCCGAAGACCTTGTTGAGAGGAAGGTTACAGTGCTTGTGAACCTCAAACCCGCGAAACTCTTCGGTGTGAAGTCAGAGGGTATGGTCCTTGCAACAGGAGAATCCCTCAACCTGCTCGACCCCGGGGACGCCGGAGTCGGGGAAAGGATAAGGTGA
- a CDS encoding tetratricopeptide repeat protein, whose protein sequence is MMIFAVLGIFDFLKGEDEGESLEKYLRKLEDLLEEEFDTLVRIAGFYAEEGDTREALDYLERAYRVASEMNDEELMAFALDSMGDVYLSDRKVKTAMEYFMEALRIYTSVNSPLRADLREKIKEVEKIREAMDIASINRLREESESGMPEVDLEVIEPLLNRLVDSVQSLTLYESGSYEDSISQIREAYQIARDIGDTSTEASLQLVLGLYSLKNEDFDESRRYLKKAEALFRKTNNELGLAVTLVLLGTLDFIGNNADGVASSFRAAVEILPKLDEKELESVTLELLNTLYSF, encoded by the coding sequence ATGATGATATTTGCTGTTCTGGGAATCTTTGATTTTCTCAAGGGTGAAGATGAGGGTGAATCACTTGAGAAGTATCTTCGAAAACTTGAAGATCTTCTGGAGGAAGAATTTGACACCCTTGTAAGGATAGCAGGATTCTACGCCGAGGAGGGTGATACCCGCGAGGCCCTTGATTACCTTGAAAGGGCCTACAGGGTGGCCTCTGAAATGAATGACGAGGAACTCATGGCCTTTGCCCTTGACTCCATGGGTGATGTCTACCTCAGTGATAGAAAGGTTAAGACCGCCATGGAATACTTCATGGAGGCCCTCAGAATCTACACATCAGTTAACTCACCTCTAAGGGCAGATCTAAGGGAGAAGATCAAGGAGGTTGAAAAGATCAGGGAGGCCATGGATATAGCCAGCATCAACAGGCTCCGGGAGGAGTCCGAATCCGGGATGCCGGAGGTTGACCTTGAGGTCATTGAACCCCTGCTTAACAGGCTGGTTGACAGTGTCCAGTCCCTAACACTCTATGAGTCAGGTTCCTATGAGGACTCAATCTCACAGATAAGGGAGGCCTACCAGATTGCCAGGGATATAGGTGACACATCCACCGAGGCATCACTCCAGCTAGTCCTTGGCCTTTATTCCCTTAAAAATGAGGACTTTGATGAGTCCCGGAGATACCTTAAAAAGGCTGAGGCGCTCTTCAGGAAAACAAATAATGAGCTTGGCCTTGCAGTAACCCTGGTACTCCTCGGGACCCTTGACTTCATAGGGAATAATGCTGATGGTGTTGCATCCAGTTTCAGGGCCGCAGTTGAGATACTCCCGAAGCTCGATGAGAAGGAACTGGAGTCAGTTACCCTTGAACTTCTGAACACATTATACAGTTTTTAG
- a CDS encoding DUF530 domain-containing protein: protein MNESGLIARSERFLESIKDRKVSLDDLKSVEGFIDLYTYLRGNLEELQDLKEAMELRGFKYPFRSISGYSSQYSPEIAEDVHDIKRHAQYFRMKASTKKNLLDRVNSAISSHRIALGNLEEYALLRCPDCSRSLRLSEVEYQDVLDGVTCPCGSGMMEIEFSGSAICRPEIIPHLPLSGDYMVKMSELSLWARKAFKKIMRLFKNEKKGAVRSATLVIKVLEDGRWIRRRITIDSDDDDYERMLRQRYGPNVRIELIQFHRKKSSIINDRYTRTALALGYAGLSHDIIMDIEERVYTEKLRDYDAVKRYRRILFEARTYSPDLRLSEEELQEVRVQKMHALLHEAGLGDARGRLNRELREDLEVMEEVKRELFRDVPVNLVLWDVALYYLGTSLDRRSKHSGPFPNLRPVLDRSQVRTFDELSRDAVDLLNTCWEGGMVYIDKLGDVLLKKFEIEDKMKGLHMKPNPLAFGAAVLHMEGEADIETCAEIFHVSVEEVVEEKRNIENLGKPSTDRAKMFLNLIKGD from the coding sequence ATGAATGAATCAGGTCTCATTGCAAGGTCAGAGAGGTTCCTTGAGAGCATAAAGGACAGGAAGGTTTCACTGGATGATTTAAAGTCCGTGGAAGGATTCATTGACCTGTACACCTACCTGAGAGGGAACCTCGAGGAACTTCAGGATCTCAAGGAGGCCATGGAGCTGAGGGGATTCAAGTATCCCTTCAGGTCAATATCAGGGTACAGCAGTCAGTACTCCCCTGAAATCGCTGAGGACGTCCATGATATTAAAAGGCACGCCCAGTACTTCCGGATGAAGGCCTCTACAAAGAAGAACCTCCTTGACAGGGTGAACTCCGCCATCTCATCCCACAGGATAGCCCTCGGAAACCTTGAGGAGTACGCCCTCCTGCGGTGCCCTGACTGCTCAAGGTCCCTCCGGCTTTCTGAGGTCGAATACCAGGACGTCCTGGATGGTGTGACGTGCCCATGTGGCTCAGGTATGATGGAGATTGAATTCAGCGGATCTGCCATCTGCCGGCCTGAAATAATACCCCACCTCCCCCTCTCAGGTGACTACATGGTCAAGATGTCAGAGCTGAGCCTCTGGGCCAGGAAGGCCTTCAAGAAGATAATGAGGCTCTTCAAGAACGAGAAGAAGGGGGCTGTGAGATCAGCCACCCTCGTGATAAAGGTCCTTGAGGATGGGAGGTGGATAAGAAGGCGCATAACCATTGACAGTGACGATGACGACTATGAGAGGATGCTGAGGCAGAGGTACGGTCCAAACGTGAGGATAGAACTGATACAGTTCCACAGGAAGAAATCCAGCATAATAAATGATCGCTACACCAGGACTGCCCTGGCCCTGGGATACGCCGGCCTGTCACATGACATAATAATGGATATAGAGGAGAGGGTCTACACTGAGAAGCTGCGGGACTATGATGCCGTGAAGAGATACAGGAGGATACTTTTCGAGGCCAGGACCTATTCACCTGATCTGAGGCTCTCAGAGGAGGAACTGCAGGAGGTGAGGGTCCAGAAGATGCACGCTCTACTTCATGAGGCAGGTCTCGGGGACGCCAGGGGCAGGTTGAACCGGGAACTCAGGGAGGACCTTGAGGTGATGGAGGAGGTTAAGCGGGAGCTCTTCAGGGATGTTCCCGTGAACCTCGTCCTCTGGGACGTTGCCCTCTACTACCTGGGCACGTCACTGGACAGAAGGTCAAAGCACTCAGGACCCTTCCCGAACCTGCGGCCGGTCCTTGACAGGAGCCAGGTGAGGACCTTCGATGAGCTCAGCAGGGACGCTGTGGATCTGCTCAATACATGCTGGGAGGGGGGAATGGTCTACATCGATAAACTCGGGGATGTTCTCCTTAAGAAGTTTGAGATCGAGGATAAGATGAAGGGACTCCACATGAAACCGAACCCGCTCGCCTTCGGTGCCGCTGTGCTCCACATGGAGGGTGAAGCTGACATTGAAACCTGCGCTGAGATCTTCCATGTCAGTGTGGAGGAGGTTGTTGAGGAGAAGAGGAACATAGAGAACCTGGGTAAACCCTCAACGGACCGTGCAAAGATGTTCCTAAATCTCATAAAAGGTGATTGA
- a CDS encoding glycosyltransferase 4 family protein — protein MVLKLTLEYSSVLLVSLICCIIAFTSTYTVMPRLINKLKEANVVGNDIHKISKPIVAEMGGIGILFGFTIGMFIGMCFFPELQYELMVTLLVILLVGIVGMVDDLVRLSSREKLFLLFLAGLPIIWVAPPKVGILYMIMMPVAVSIASNLTNMLAGLNGIESGLGSIAMTALTASCIIMGKYDVSIITMAMLGALLAFLMYNRYPSRVFPGDVGTLIIGACIASVAFIGRVKIIALIVLLPNIIDGILKFYSAGVVERHRHRPTEIAEDGKLIAPPEGFNSLIRWILRRPMTEKKVVMIVWSIGIFFGFLGVLLAFILPLDPF, from the coding sequence ATGGTTCTGAAACTTACCCTTGAATATTCATCTGTGCTACTCGTGTCACTGATATGCTGTATAATAGCCTTCACATCCACCTACACGGTGATGCCACGCCTCATAAATAAGCTGAAGGAGGCCAATGTTGTCGGTAATGACATACACAAAATCTCAAAGCCCATAGTGGCTGAGATGGGTGGTATCGGGATACTCTTCGGCTTCACGATAGGGATGTTCATAGGTATGTGCTTCTTCCCTGAACTCCAGTACGAGCTCATGGTGACCCTCCTTGTCATACTCCTTGTCGGCATTGTTGGAATGGTGGACGACCTTGTGAGGCTCTCGTCACGTGAAAAACTCTTCCTGCTCTTCCTTGCGGGTCTTCCCATAATCTGGGTTGCCCCTCCGAAGGTCGGGATACTCTACATGATCATGATGCCGGTAGCCGTTTCAATAGCTTCAAACCTGACCAACATGCTGGCTGGGCTGAATGGTATCGAATCAGGGCTCGGTTCAATTGCAATGACGGCCCTCACAGCCTCATGTATAATAATGGGCAAGTATGATGTCTCAATAATAACCATGGCCATGCTGGGGGCCCTCCTGGCATTCCTCATGTACAACAGGTACCCATCAAGGGTGTTCCCTGGTGACGTTGGAACACTGATAATAGGTGCCTGCATAGCATCGGTTGCATTCATAGGGAGGGTTAAGATAATAGCCCTCATAGTCCTGCTACCGAATATCATAGATGGGATTCTGAAATTCTACAGTGCAGGTGTCGTTGAGAGGCACAGACACAGGCCCACAGAAATTGCAGAGGATGGTAAACTCATAGCACCCCCGGAGGGCTTCAACTCACTTATAAGGTGGATACTGAGGAGGCCGATGACCGAGAAGAAGGTCGTCATGATAGTGTGGTCCATAGGGATATTCTTCGGGTTCCTTGGGGTACTGCTGGCATTTATACTTCCACTTGACCCCTTCTAA
- the priS gene encoding DNA primase catalytic subunit PriS, giving the protein MFEPATPLERKRYYREEWNVRDLPDFIADNLHMREFGFDHNGRGPSDRYRTFRDERSLSRFMRVRYPFAAYSSVAFYREPGKRKGWQRSELIFDVDAKDLPVRSCDCEGVCPTCLDEARELVLMMVDTLRGDLGLDDIHVIYSGRGYHVRVLDPEVMELGSEVRAEILRYTAGAREPRRKFTDGVSSYEMEHFSIPLGYHRVFTERARHVLLHLRGDEDIEDVTARTVKTAVRNRDLILEDRWGEFRSVIGPRVYPRLVKGISKINMRMLDAKVTIDLKRILRLPTSLHSKVSMICMEVKNPETFDPLKSAVPRFVEERG; this is encoded by the coding sequence ATGTTCGAACCGGCAACACCCCTTGAGAGGAAGAGGTACTACCGTGAGGAATGGAATGTCAGGGACCTCCCTGACTTCATAGCTGATAACCTCCATATGAGGGAATTCGGGTTCGACCACAATGGCAGGGGACCCAGTGACAGGTACAGGACCTTCAGGGATGAGAGGAGCCTGTCAAGGTTCATGAGGGTCCGTTACCCATTCGCAGCATACTCCTCGGTGGCGTTCTACAGGGAACCTGGAAAGAGGAAGGGGTGGCAGCGGTCCGAACTCATATTCGATGTTGATGCCAAGGACCTCCCTGTGAGGTCATGTGACTGTGAGGGGGTGTGCCCCACATGCCTTGATGAGGCAAGGGAACTGGTCCTCATGATGGTTGACACCCTGAGGGGGGACCTGGGCCTGGACGACATCCATGTCATATACTCTGGGAGGGGCTACCATGTTAGGGTCCTCGACCCTGAGGTCATGGAGCTCGGCTCGGAGGTGAGGGCTGAGATACTGAGGTACACCGCGGGTGCAAGGGAGCCGCGGAGGAAGTTTACTGATGGGGTATCATCCTATGAAATGGAGCACTTCTCCATACCACTGGGATATCACAGGGTATTCACTGAGAGGGCAAGGCATGTGCTTCTTCACCTGAGGGGTGATGAGGATATCGAGGATGTCACCGCGAGGACAGTTAAGACTGCAGTCAGGAACAGGGACCTCATACTTGAGGACAGGTGGGGGGAGTTCAGGTCAGTGATAGGTCCCAGGGTTTACCCGAGACTTGTTAAGGGGATATCGAAGATTAACATGAGGATGCTTGATGCCAAGGTGACCATTGACCTCAAGAGGATACTGAGACTCCCAACATCACTGCACTCAAAGGTCAGCATGATCTGCATGGAGGTTAAAAATCCTGAGACCTTTGACCCCCTTAAGAGCGCTGTCCCGAGGTTTGTGGAGGAGAGGGGATAG
- the cca gene encoding CCA tRNA nucleotidyltransferase, whose translation MTTDYSNILKTIKPDGDEYRRVMELSDSLVECLNGLAEEQGIDAEAVLVGSVAKGTWLSGAADIDIFIHFPLTTSEDELKENGLRLGYGCIERFSGEAEERYASHPYVTGYIDGYEVDFVPCYRIDDASMLRSAVDRTILHTRYIQENLRDEQKDDVLLLKQFMKSTGTYGSEFRVGGFAGYLAELLVLCYGDFEGVLEGALQWRPGYIIDLEGHGTGKGFEDPLVVVDPVDRNRNVAAALTLQRMAEFVTASLNFLGNPGPEYFQPPRYSTDAAEITGTLRCRGSRVIVISTGVPDVPSDALYPQLRKTLDSVVKNLEAEGFSVLGADYWSDESRSAFMVLEMDVWELPSYRKRYGPPVWSRRHRERFLRKHERVWVEGSRLTIESPRRHRSAVSYLRDLLSKPDRLRMGKHVGAEIRRGFSVDLLDDVIGEAEKEFLEFMDAFLNPWKALER comes from the coding sequence ATGACCACAGACTACAGCAACATACTCAAAACCATAAAACCCGACGGTGATGAATACCGGAGGGTCATGGAACTATCAGACAGTCTCGTTGAGTGCCTGAATGGACTCGCAGAGGAACAGGGAATAGACGCCGAGGCCGTCCTCGTGGGTTCAGTTGCCAAGGGGACCTGGCTTTCAGGTGCTGCAGACATTGACATATTCATACACTTTCCCCTCACGACCTCAGAGGATGAGCTCAAGGAGAATGGTCTCAGACTCGGCTATGGATGCATAGAGAGGTTCAGTGGTGAAGCCGAGGAGAGATACGCATCCCACCCCTATGTAACCGGTTACATTGACGGCTATGAGGTGGACTTTGTCCCCTGCTACCGGATAGATGATGCATCCATGCTAAGGTCGGCCGTTGATCGGACCATACTCCACACAAGGTACATACAGGAGAACCTCAGGGATGAGCAGAAGGATGACGTGCTCCTCCTTAAGCAGTTCATGAAGTCAACAGGGACCTATGGTTCAGAGTTCCGTGTTGGTGGCTTCGCAGGCTACCTTGCCGAGCTGCTGGTGCTCTGCTACGGCGACTTTGAGGGAGTCCTCGAGGGCGCCCTTCAGTGGAGGCCCGGATACATAATAGACCTTGAGGGCCACGGGACAGGCAAGGGATTCGAGGATCCCCTGGTGGTGGTTGACCCTGTTGATAGAAACAGAAACGTTGCAGCGGCCCTGACACTCCAGAGGATGGCTGAATTTGTAACCGCATCCCTGAACTTCCTGGGAAACCCGGGCCCAGAGTACTTTCAACCCCCCAGATACTCCACAGATGCCGCTGAAATAACCGGGACCCTCAGATGCAGGGGTTCAAGGGTCATCGTCATCTCAACGGGAGTCCCGGATGTACCCTCAGATGCCCTCTACCCCCAGCTGAGGAAGACCCTTGATTCTGTGGTTAAGAACCTTGAGGCGGAGGGTTTCTCTGTCCTGGGAGCTGACTACTGGAGTGATGAGAGCAGATCGGCATTTATGGTCCTTGAGATGGATGTATGGGAGCTCCCCTCCTACCGGAAGAGGTATGGTCCCCCTGTATGGTCCCGGCGCCACAGGGAGAGATTCCTCAGGAAGCATGAGAGGGTCTGGGTTGAGGGATCCAGGCTCACCATCGAATCCCCCAGGAGGCACAGATCAGCAGTTTCATATCTGAGGGACCTGCTTTCAAAGCCGGATAGGCTGAGGATGGGTAAACACGTAGGGGCGGAGATCAGGAGGGGCTTCAGTGTTGATCTCCTTGATGATGTAATTGGAGAAGCTGAAAAGGAATTTCTTGAGTTCATGGATGCATTCCTGAACCCCTGGAAGGCCCTTGAAAGATGA
- a CDS encoding RAD55 family ATPase yields MSENYSTGIAGLDAVLGELEPGHLMLLTGPPKVGKTVLATEFTYRALQRGNPCLFIAAEYGYRDLQRNTMAFNWFIQSLADKLHVIDLPTGLAGGKPQDSGNVRYSALQNTTDLMVKVGISTRSLYQEEGTMVSVFDSASILLAFNPPKLVLRVLKAYNDRVRDAGGIALVTYTAGVADEDIEEEIPGLFDVHIQMDGAVISAVMDGERMEAPYRITDQGITVG; encoded by the coding sequence ATGAGCGAAAACTACAGCACAGGTATAGCGGGTCTTGACGCTGTTCTCGGCGAACTTGAGCCAGGGCACCTGATGCTGTTAACAGGCCCCCCCAAGGTTGGTAAGACAGTACTTGCAACAGAGTTCACCTACCGGGCACTCCAGAGAGGGAACCCCTGCCTTTTCATAGCGGCTGAATACGGTTACAGGGATCTTCAGAGGAACACCATGGCCTTCAACTGGTTCATCCAGTCCCTAGCAGATAAACTTCATGTGATAGACCTCCCGACAGGTCTTGCAGGTGGTAAACCCCAGGACTCTGGAAACGTGAGGTACTCAGCCCTCCAGAACACAACTGACCTCATGGTGAAGGTGGGGATATCGACGAGGAGCCTCTACCAGGAGGAGGGCACCATGGTATCCGTGTTTGACTCAGCATCCATTCTACTGGCATTCAACCCCCCAAAACTTGTTCTGAGGGTCCTGAAGGCCTACAATGACCGTGTGAGGGACGCGGGCGGCATCGCACTTGTGACATACACAGCCGGTGTTGCTGATGAGGATATAGAGGAGGAGATACCCGGCCTCTTTGATGTGCACATCCAGATGGATGGAGCCGTGATATCCGCTGTAATGGATGGTGAAAGGATGGAGGCACCCTACAGGATAACGGATCAGGGCATTACAGTGGGATGA
- the thpR gene encoding RNA 2',3'-cyclic phosphodiesterase: MKVRAFLAVDLDEGLRDHVSRIQDTLKSADAQVKFVEPENLHFTLKFFGDVGEGKLRRIENVVRDTLRGYEPFEISIRGAGVFPNPRYIRVVWLGVENPETFSDLQRSLDMEFVKMGFRPERDYVPHLTVGRVKGPRNRDKLAELIGELQNVEVGSMRVSEVSLKRSELTPAGPIYTDMEVFRL, translated from the coding sequence ATGAAGGTCAGAGCATTCCTTGCAGTTGACCTCGATGAGGGACTGCGGGACCATGTATCCAGGATACAGGATACCCTCAAATCTGCGGATGCCCAGGTCAAATTCGTTGAACCAGAGAACCTGCACTTCACCCTCAAGTTCTTCGGTGATGTTGGTGAGGGTAAGCTCAGGAGGATAGAGAATGTGGTGAGGGACACCCTCCGAGGCTATGAGCCCTTTGAAATCAGCATAAGGGGGGCTGGTGTCTTCCCGAACCCCAGATACATACGTGTGGTCTGGCTAGGAGTTGAAAACCCTGAAACCTTCTCAGATCTTCAGAGGAGCCTTGACATGGAATTCGTGAAGATGGGGTTCCGTCCTGAGAGGGACTACGTACCCCACCTCACAGTAGGGAGGGTTAAGGGACCGAGGAACAGGGATAAACTCGCTGAGCTCATAGGGGAACTTCAGAACGTTGAGGTCGGATCAATGAGGGTCAGTGAGGTGTCCCTCAAGAGGAGTGAACTCACACCTGCAGGGCCAATCTACACTGATATGGAGGTCTTCAGACTTTGA